One Aethina tumida isolate Nest 87 chromosome 5, icAetTumi1.1, whole genome shotgun sequence genomic window carries:
- the LOC109608246 gene encoding CD63 antigen-like — protein MKTCELSLIKYLLFLFNLVFAISGVGLIVAGSLVLADVGEYSHFMEGKVLAPPVVLIVAGCIVFLVASLGCYGAIRESYYMLMAFALCLLIIFVIELAVGIAAAVYKSQFHTGIKDLMSKSMDNYEVSKSDRIAWDNLQSKLECCGVDGPNDWPKDKRPLSCCHAPREGAEPPTAVHCRNALAGDDFLYSYGCFDELQMKADKASKVLIGVGIGIAFIEIIGIILACWLASAVKNKE, from the exons ATGAAGACGTGCGAACTCAGTTTGATCAAGTATCtcttgtttctttttaatttggtttttgCC ATATCAGGAGTTGGATTGATAGTAGCAGGATCCCTGGTCCTCGCAGATGTCGGGGAATACAGTCACTTCATGGAGGGCAAGGTCCTTGCGCCTCCTGTCGTCCTGATTGTGGCAGGATGCATCGTGTTCCTGGTCGCGTCCCTCGGTTGCTACGGAGCGATCAGGGAGTCTTATTACATGTTGATGGCG TTTGCATTGTGCCTGTTGATAATTTTCGTAATAGAATTGGCAGTGGGAATAGCTGCAGCTGTTTATAAGAGCCAGTTCCACACTGGAATTAAGGACTTGATGAGCAAATCCATGGACAATTACGAAGTCAGCAAATCTGACAGGATAGCTTGGGATAATTTACAATCAAag CTGGAATGTTGCGGCGTAGACGGACCAAACGACTGGCCGAAGGACAAACGTCCACTGTCCTGCTGCCACGCGCCCAGAGAAGGGGCGGAACCACCGACTGCGGTCCACTGCAGGAATGCGCTAGCAGGAGACGACTTCCTCTACTCGTACGGCTGCTTCGACGAGCTGCAGATGAAGGCGGACAAGGCTTCCAAAGTTCTCATCGGCGTAGGAATCGGAATCGCTTTCATCGAG ATAATCGGCATAATTTTGGCTTGTTGGTTGGCTTCGGCAGTCAAAAATAAGGAATGA
- the LOC109600319 gene encoding 23 kDa integral membrane protein: MMTCSFNLIKLVTFIVNLVFCIVGLIFIGIGSYVTVSLGDYKTFLEDKIISAPIILLVTGCVIFLVSFCGCCGAKRQSTCLLKTYIFALVVVTVLAVTVGCLAAIYNEDFKDALQKALQKSLDKGEEDLDAWDALQENFECCGIHGPSDWKVIPKPESCKDYKQGCLEKLEDLVADNAKLLIGIAFGLLAIKVLGIIFASCLITGIRKKHQTY; the protein is encoded by the exons ATGATGACCTgtagttttaatttgattaaactgGTGACTTTCATTGTCAATTTGGTGTTTTGT ATTGTTGGTTTGATTTTCATTGGAATAGGTTCGTACGTGACGGTGAGCTTGGGCGATTATAAAACCTTTTTGGAAGACAAAATTATCTCAGCAcccataattttattggtcACTGGATGCGTGATATTTTTGGTTTCGTTTTGCGGATGTTGTGGAGCCAAACGGCAATCGACGTGTCTTTTGAAAACC taCATCTTCGCTCTTGTTGTGGTGACAGTATTGGCGGTGACAGTTGGATGTCTCGCAGCCATTTACAATGAAGATTTCAAAGACGCTCTTCAGAAGGCACTGCAAAAATCATTGGACAAAGGAGAAGAAGATCTAGATGCTTGGGATGCTTTGCAAGAAAat TTCGAATGTTGTGGTATACATGGTCCAAGTGACTGGAAAGTCATTCCAAAACCGGAGAGTTGTAAAGATTATAAACAAGGTTGTCTTGAAAAATTAGAAGATTTGGTTGCTGACAATGCAAAACTTCTCATAGGTATTGCTTTTGGGCTTTTAGCAATAAAA gtaCTTGGAATCATTTTTGCAAGTTGCCTAATCACTGGCATAAGGAAGAAGCatcaaacatattaa
- the LOC126265646 gene encoding tetraspanin-9-like → MKKCSLYFAKLILWIFNLLSLLIGLTFIGLGSWILVSLKDYEDFLENQIISAPIILITTGAVIVVVSFFGCYGSWRESRCLLKTFSACLFVIIILELAFGCLAAVYFGDFENAIRNEMIDTMNLIRDSDDSEWVKQSWDAMQDELSCCGVGGPRDWITMAQTKIPESCGSNTVGCFSALTDFVGEHTKTLIGLAFGLLSIEILGIILAVCLDVGISREYYGY, encoded by the exons atgaagaagtgCTCCCTCTATTttgccaaattaattttgtggatCTTCAATTTGTTGTCTTTA TTGATTGGACTCACATTTATAGGTTTGGGTTCTTGGATACTGGTGTCCTTGAAAGATTAcgaagattttttagaaaaccaGATAATATCAGCTCCGATCATATTAATAACAACGGGAGCAGTAATTGTGGTTGTTTCGTTCTTTGGTTGTTACGGATCTTGGAGGGAATCCAGATGTCTTTTAAAGACT tTTTCAGCCTGtttgtttgtaataataatcctAGAATTAGCTTTCGGATGTTTAGCTGCGGTATACTTTGGCGATTTTGAGAATGCAATTCGAAATGAAATGATTGACACTATGAATTTGATCCGAGATTCTGATGACTCGGAATGGGTGAAACAGTCGTGGGATGCGATGCAGGACGAG TTATCATGTTGCGGAGTTGGAGGACCACGTGATTGGATAACgatggctcaaactaaaattccGGAAAGCTGCGGTTCAAACACTGTCGGTTGTTTTTCTGCCCTTACTGATTTTGTTGGTGAACACACAAAGACACTTATCGGACTCGCTTTTGGATTACTTTCCATAGAA ATTTTGGGCATAATATTGGCAGTGTGTTTGGATGTTGGAATAAGCCGTGAATATTATGGATATTGA
- the LOC109600320 gene encoding transmembrane protein 120 homolog, which yields MLQFHRRDVTDVKISSTQNEGIRSTLVHSQNTSLIVITITWDTWVSTSAFIRSSASVKMDVFDEWSELADDYKQLEKQNEAYLSQLAALSAVQENCLKKIAHQRYRIGVISKYLRELERKPRNNNEHLEKVEKLKNDILKREVDLQHIESTLPRTGGKYLRVVLGNIDVSFLNKDAKIRYKDEYEKFKLISHIICFVVVLINLQVHFRPLELAYFFFLVWYYCTLTIRESILKVNGSRIKGWWRIHHVISIVTSGILLIWPDNTIWHEFRYQFFLYTIYSCIVQYLQFKYQSGQLYRLKALGKRKDMDITIEGFHSWMWRGLSFLLPFLFVVYIVQFINAVTLFRLCLYHPYTWHVPALIVLFVVLCVGNTATTIMVVPDKLKKKMIDQYRLRINFPSIPSVSNFNGTKK from the exons AG TCTTATCGTTATCACGATCACTTGGGACACATGGGTGTCCACGTCCGCGTTCATTAGAAGCAGTGCATCCGTCAAAATGGACGTGTTCGACGAGTGGAGCGAACTCGCTGATGACTACAAACAATTGGAGAAGCAAAACGAGGCGTATCTGTCGCAATTGGCCGCCTTGAGTGCTGTGCAAGAGAACTGTTTGAAGAAAATCGCCCATCAAAGGTACAGGATCGGTGTCATCTCTAAATATCTGAGGGAATTGGAACGGAAACCGCGGAACAACAATGAGCATTTGGAGAAAGTGGAAAAGTTGAAGAACGACATCCTAAAACGTGAAGTTGATTTGCAGCACATCGAATCAACGTTGCCCAGGACGGGAGGGAAGTATCTCCGAGTGGTGTTGGGTAACATAGACGTGTCCTTTTTGAATAAAGATGCCAAAATTAGATACAAGGATGAATACGAAAAGTTCAAGCTTATATCACACATAATTTGCTTCGTAGTGGTGTTGATAAATCTGCAGGTACATTTTAGACCGTTGGAATTAGCCTATTTCTTTTTCTTGGTATGGTACTATTGTACTTTGACCATTCGAGAAAGCATCCTGAAGGTGAACGGTTCGAGGATTAAGGGCTGGTGGAGAATACATCACGTTATATCCATCGTGACTTCAGGAATTCTATTAATTTGGCCTGACAATACTATTTGGCACGAATTCAGGTACCAGTTCTTCCTTTACACCATCTACAGCTGCATAGTTCAGTATCTGCAATTCAAATATCAAAGTGGGCAGTTGTACCGTTTGAAAGCCCTTGGAAAAAGGAAAGACATGGACATCACAATCGAAGGCTTTCATTCTTGGATGTGGAGAGGGCTGTCCTTTTTACTTCCATTCCTTTTCGTCGTCTACATCGTTCAGTTCATCAACGCAGTGACTTTGTTCAGATTGTGCTTGTACCACCCATACACTTGGCATGTGCCTGCACTGATAGTACTCTTTGTGGTGCTTTGTGTGGGAAATACAGCCACCACAATTATGGTGGTACCTGACaaattaaagaagaaaatgaTTGATCAGTATCGATTGAGAATTAACTTTCCCTCTATTCCTTCTGTAAGTAACTTTAATGGTAccaaaaaatag